One region of Gaiellales bacterium genomic DNA includes:
- a CDS encoding cysteine dioxygenase family protein has protein sequence MNDSSDLQHFFAARLGDDDLAPDEIERLAEELAGRPELWRDSVRHSEDERIYTQLYRDSHLDVWLICWTGTQDTGLHDHDLSSGAVCVVDGALDEDRLRMAGGVATTRHAAGASFRFDASRIHDVRNAEGHVTVSLHLYSPPIWRMGYYDVAEDGSLARRSLSYAEELRT, from the coding sequence ATGAACGACAGCAGCGACCTACAGCACTTCTTCGCCGCGCGGCTGGGTGACGACGACCTGGCGCCCGACGAGATCGAGCGGCTCGCGGAGGAGCTGGCCGGCCGGCCCGAGCTGTGGCGCGACAGCGTCCGCCACAGCGAGGACGAGCGCATCTACACGCAGCTCTACCGAGATTCGCACCTGGACGTCTGGCTGATCTGCTGGACCGGCACCCAGGACACCGGCCTGCACGACCACGATCTGTCGAGCGGCGCCGTGTGCGTGGTCGACGGCGCGCTCGACGAGGATCGCCTCCGGATGGCCGGGGGCGTGGCGACCACCCGCCACGCCGCGGGCGCGTCGTTCCGCTTCGACGCCTCGCGCATCCACGACGTCCGCAATGCCGAGGGGCACGTGACCGTGTCGCTGCACCTCTACTCGCCGCCGATCTGGCGGATGGGGTACTACGACGTCGCCGAGGACGGCAGCCTGGCGCGGCGGTCGCTCAGCTACGCCGAGGAGCTGCGGACCTGA
- a CDS encoding aminotransferase class IV — translation MTPDPLALAVLGQGVVDPSQPWLHADDAGVLRGRAAFETMRVYGGRPFRLDAHLQRLAGSAEVLGLPAPDPARLGPLSAEAVAAAATPDCVLRVVWTGGREHDERGVGFALVTALPGGLEETRSRGVRLATLQLAIGAHARRSSPWLLPGVKSTSYAVNMAAVREANRRGADDALFLSAEDIVLEGPTSNVWFVQGDVLCTPSLDLGILAGVTRDTLLAAARDRGLQVVEDAFAVDRLRGAAEVFTSSSVREVMPVVSIDDAQVGDGRPGTVAAQMQAALRAAAQA, via the coding sequence GTGACCCCGGACCCGCTGGCGCTCGCGGTGCTCGGGCAGGGTGTCGTCGACCCGTCGCAGCCGTGGCTGCATGCGGACGACGCGGGCGTGCTGCGCGGCCGCGCTGCCTTCGAGACGATGCGGGTGTACGGCGGCCGGCCGTTCCGCCTCGATGCCCACCTCCAGCGCCTCGCCGGATCCGCCGAGGTGCTGGGGCTGCCTGCCCCGGACCCGGCACGGCTGGGCCCCCTGTCCGCCGAGGCCGTGGCCGCCGCGGCAACGCCGGACTGCGTCCTGCGCGTCGTGTGGACAGGCGGCCGTGAGCACGACGAGCGGGGTGTCGGCTTCGCGCTGGTCACGGCGCTGCCGGGCGGCCTGGAGGAGACCCGCAGCCGCGGTGTCCGGCTGGCGACGCTGCAGCTCGCGATCGGTGCGCACGCCCGGCGCTCGTCGCCGTGGCTGTTGCCGGGCGTGAAATCGACCAGCTATGCCGTCAACATGGCAGCGGTGCGCGAGGCGAACCGGCGCGGTGCCGACGACGCGCTGTTCCTGTCGGCGGAGGACATCGTGCTCGAAGGGCCGACGTCCAACGTCTGGTTCGTGCAGGGCGACGTGCTGTGCACGCCGTCGCTCGACCTCGGCATCCTCGCCGGCGTGACGCGCGACACGCTGCTCGCCGCCGCTCGCGACCGCGGCCTTCAGGTGGTCGAGGATGCCTTCGCCGTCGACCGCCTGCGGGGTGCTGCGGAGGTCTTCACGAGCTCCAGCGTGCGCGAGGTCATGCCCGTTGTCTCCATCGACGACGCACAGGTGGGCGACGGACGGCCGGGAACGGTCGCGGCGCAGATGCAGGCCGCGCTCCGCGCCGCGGCGCAGGCCTGA
- a CDS encoding ArgE/DapE family deacylase: MDDARALLADLVAIDSVNPSLVPGGAGEAAIARFVGGWLEARGLEVDIAEVEPGRPNVVARARGAGGGRTLLLNAHMDVVGVDGMTDPFTPRVEGERMYGRGAYDMKAGLAAIMAAAAGAVGRGLGGDVVVAAVCDEEFASAGAQTVARAVTADGAIVTEPTGEQMVVAVAHKGFTWHEIVVRGRAAHGSRPQDGVDAIARMGHVLVAIDELSARLAEGPGHPLLGPGSVHASIIDGGRELSTYPERCRLQLERRTLPGDTVETVEAELSALLDGIAGAGHRLDAELHTTLVRQPFQVDEAAPIVQAALDALGPGTPVIGVPFWADSAIFSAAGIPTVIFGPGGEGAHAAVEWVDLAQLDRCVEALDRVIASFCA; this comes from the coding sequence GTGGACGACGCCCGCGCGCTGCTCGCCGACCTGGTCGCGATCGACTCGGTGAACCCGTCGCTCGTGCCGGGCGGGGCGGGGGAGGCGGCGATCGCGCGCTTCGTCGGCGGCTGGCTGGAGGCGCGCGGCCTCGAGGTCGACATCGCCGAGGTCGAGCCGGGGCGCCCGAACGTGGTCGCCCGCGCCCGCGGCGCCGGGGGCGGCAGGACGCTGCTCCTGAACGCGCACATGGACGTGGTCGGAGTGGACGGGATGACCGACCCCTTCACCCCCCGGGTGGAGGGCGAGCGAATGTACGGCCGCGGCGCCTACGACATGAAGGCCGGGCTTGCGGCGATCATGGCGGCTGCGGCGGGCGCCGTCGGCCGCGGGCTCGGCGGCGACGTCGTGGTCGCCGCCGTCTGCGACGAGGAGTTCGCCTCGGCGGGCGCCCAGACCGTCGCACGGGCCGTCACCGCCGACGGCGCGATCGTCACCGAGCCGACCGGCGAGCAGATGGTCGTCGCGGTCGCGCACAAGGGCTTCACCTGGCACGAGATCGTCGTCAGGGGGAGGGCCGCGCACGGGTCGCGTCCACAGGACGGCGTCGACGCGATCGCGCGCATGGGCCACGTCCTGGTCGCGATCGACGAGCTCTCCGCCCGGCTGGCCGAGGGCCCCGGGCACCCGTTGCTCGGGCCGGGGTCGGTGCACGCGTCGATCATCGACGGCGGCCGCGAGCTGTCGACCTATCCCGAGCGCTGCCGCCTGCAGCTCGAGCGCCGCACCCTGCCGGGCGACACGGTCGAGACGGTTGAGGCGGAGCTCTCCGCGCTGCTCGACGGCATCGCCGGGGCCGGCCACCGGCTGGACGCCGAGCTGCACACGACGCTCGTTCGCCAACCGTTCCAGGTGGACGAGGCGGCGCCGATCGTCCAGGCCGCGCTGGACGCGCTGGGCCCCGGGACGCCCGTGATCGGCGTCCCGTTCTGGGCCGACAGCGCGATCTTCTCGGCCGCCGGCATTCCGACCGTGATCTTCGGGCCGGGCGGCGAGGGGGCGCACGCCGCCGTCGAATGGGTCGACCTCGCGCAGCTGGATCGCTGCGTCGAGGCGCTCGACCGCGTGATCGCCTCGTTCTGCGCCTAG
- the rnhA gene encoding ribonuclease HI codes for MAEGSENGMVELWTDGACSGNPGPGGWGAILRWNGHERELSGGEPETTNNRMELMSVIMGLAAISRPMDVVVHTDSAYIQHAFTKGWLEQWQRNGWRTAAKKPVKNQDLWQRLAEEAGRHSVRFELVPGHSGIDLNERADQLAVAERERYAPAR; via the coding sequence GTGGCCGAGGGGTCGGAGAACGGCATGGTGGAGCTCTGGACGGACGGCGCCTGCTCGGGCAATCCCGGTCCCGGTGGATGGGGCGCCATCCTGCGCTGGAACGGCCACGAACGCGAGCTGTCGGGAGGGGAGCCGGAGACCACGAACAACCGGATGGAGCTGATGTCCGTGATCATGGGGCTCGCCGCCATCAGCCGGCCGATGGACGTCGTCGTCCACACCGACTCGGCGTACATCCAGCATGCCTTCACCAAGGGCTGGCTCGAGCAGTGGCAGCGGAACGGCTGGCGCACCGCCGCGAAGAAGCCGGTGAAGAACCAGGACCTCTGGCAGCGCCTGGCCGAGGAGGCGGGCCGCCACAGCGTGCGGTTCGAGCTCGTGCCCGGGCACTCGGGAATCGACCTCAACGAGCGCGCCGACCAGCTCGCGGTGGCGGAGCGCGAGCGCTACGCGCCGGCCCGATGA
- a CDS encoding class I SAM-dependent methyltransferase: protein MTAEATPRKRHALDLFDGIAADYDRWAQILSFGNDRRWHDLLVDRLDVGPDSVVADVATGTAAIAMAIAWRHGSRVIGIDQNAAMLETGRRRVHAAGLERRIELRHGEAERLPLDDGSVDALVHTYLLRYVDDPPAVLRELARPIRPGGQMASLEFGVPGGPWYPAWWAWTRIGLPAGGLLAGDGWYATGRFLGPSIERFWREHPLEEVLGWWADAGMAAITAQRLSVGGGVIIRGTRT from the coding sequence ATGACGGCCGAGGCGACGCCCCGCAAGCGGCACGCGCTGGATCTGTTCGACGGGATCGCGGCGGACTACGACCGCTGGGCCCAGATCCTCTCGTTCGGCAACGACCGCCGATGGCACGACCTGCTCGTCGACCGGCTCGACGTCGGCCCGGACTCGGTGGTCGCAGACGTCGCGACCGGCACCGCGGCGATCGCGATGGCGATCGCGTGGCGGCACGGCAGCCGCGTGATCGGGATCGACCAGAACGCCGCCATGCTGGAGACCGGGCGCCGGCGTGTGCACGCCGCCGGCCTGGAGCGCCGTATCGAGCTGCGGCACGGCGAGGCCGAGCGGCTGCCGCTCGACGACGGCTCGGTCGACGCGCTGGTGCACACGTACCTCCTGCGATACGTCGACGATCCGCCCGCGGTGCTGCGCGAGCTCGCGCGCCCGATCCGGCCGGGAGGGCAGATGGCGTCGCTCGAGTTCGGCGTGCCGGGCGGCCCCTGGTATCCGGCCTGGTGGGCGTGGACGCGGATCGGCCTGCCGGCGGGAGGGCTGCTGGCCGGCGACGGCTGGTATGCGACCGGGCGCTTCCTCGGCCCGAGCATCGAACGGTTCTGGCGCGAGCATCCTCTCGAGGAGGTGCTCGGCTGGTGGGCCGACGCCGGCATGGCCGCCATCACGGCGCAGCGCCTGTCGGTCGGCGGAGGTGTCATCATTCGCGGCACGAGGACATGA
- a CDS encoding HNH endonuclease — MEGDAIRCLLLDATMRPTSLVSRERAVTLVVCGGAQVIAEDESVVYRSQRLRLALPVILQVPAYVELRPIVKHTVVRRVLFCRDSWRCAYCGREGGPRDLTVDHVKPLSRGGEHRWDNVVSACRRCNHRKGNRLPWEAGMYPRNVPKRPDMVQVAWAGRLTHPLQRQYVAQWHKVPEAVL; from the coding sequence GTGGAGGGTGACGCGATCCGCTGTCTGCTGCTTGACGCCACGATGCGACCGACCAGCCTCGTCTCGCGCGAGCGCGCGGTGACGCTCGTCGTCTGCGGCGGCGCCCAGGTGATCGCGGAGGACGAGTCAGTCGTCTACCGGTCGCAGCGGCTCCGGCTGGCGCTGCCCGTGATCCTGCAGGTGCCGGCCTACGTCGAGCTGCGCCCGATCGTCAAGCACACGGTCGTCCGCCGCGTGCTGTTCTGCCGCGACAGCTGGCGGTGCGCCTACTGCGGACGCGAGGGAGGGCCCCGCGATCTCACCGTCGACCACGTCAAGCCGCTGTCACGGGGCGGGGAGCACCGGTGGGACAACGTCGTCTCGGCGTGCCGGCGATGCAACCACCGAAAGGGCAACCGCCTGCCGTGGGAGGCGGGCATGTACCCGCGAAACGTCCCGAAGCGGCCGGACATGGTGCAGGTCGCGTGGGCCGGACGGCTCACCCACCCCCTGCAGCGGCAGTACGTCGCACAGTGGCACAAGGTGCCCGAGGCGGTGCTCTAG
- a CDS encoding pyridoxamine 5'-phosphate oxidase family protein — protein sequence MSRAYHDGSRRLQDRFDTRRLADRIDERLVSDAVDDDDRAFIERMDMFFLATADADGHPTCSYKGGEPGFVRVLDEHTLAFPVYDGNGMFLSAGNVLENPHVGLLFIDFERRRRMRVEGEATIDEDDPLCEEYPEAQLVVRVRTRRVYPNCPRYIHRMRLVERSRFVPRAECETPVPAWKQREWSHDVLPAGDPAADPARDSLEA from the coding sequence ATGTCGCGGGCCTATCACGACGGCAGCCGCCGGCTGCAGGACCGGTTCGACACCCGGCGCCTCGCCGATCGCATCGACGAGCGGCTGGTCAGCGACGCGGTCGACGACGATGACCGGGCGTTCATCGAGCGCATGGACATGTTCTTCCTCGCGACGGCGGACGCCGACGGACACCCGACCTGCAGCTACAAGGGCGGCGAGCCGGGGTTCGTGCGGGTGCTGGACGAGCATACGCTCGCCTTCCCGGTCTACGACGGCAACGGGATGTTCCTGTCGGCCGGGAACGTGCTCGAGAACCCGCACGTCGGCCTGCTCTTCATCGACTTCGAGCGCCGGCGCCGCATGCGGGTCGAGGGCGAGGCGACCATCGACGAGGACGACCCCCTCTGCGAGGAATACCCGGAGGCGCAACTGGTCGTCCGGGTGCGCACACGGCGCGTCTATCCCAACTGCCCGCGGTACATCCACCGGATGCGGCTCGTGGAGCGGTCGCGGTTCGTGCCGCGGGCGGAGTGCGAGACGCCGGTGCCCGCGTGGAAGCAGCGCGAGTGGTCGCACGACGTGCTTCCGGCGGGAGACCCGGCCGCCGACCCGGCACGCGACTCCCTCGAGGCGTGA